In Marinobacter antarcticus, one genomic interval encodes:
- a CDS encoding SufE family protein codes for MTATEQDFLDNPLGTNPTLDDVLDGFEFLDDWEDRYAFIIDLGKQLPAFPEDARIEENYVHGCQSQVWLIAHYDEASGKLYLLIDSDALIVRGLAALILVALNGKPPRELLTTDIDEIFERLDLFRHISPTRGNGLRAMVGKIRDIAAAEVAT; via the coding sequence ATGACAGCTACGGAACAGGATTTTCTGGACAACCCGCTCGGCACAAATCCAACTCTGGACGACGTGCTCGACGGCTTCGAGTTTCTGGACGACTGGGAAGATCGGTACGCGTTTATTATTGATCTTGGCAAGCAGCTACCGGCGTTTCCGGAAGATGCCCGGATAGAAGAGAACTATGTTCACGGCTGCCAGAGCCAAGTGTGGCTGATCGCCCATTACGACGAGGCCAGCGGCAAGCTCTACCTTCTGATTGATTCCGACGCCCTAATCGTGCGTGGCCTTGCCGCACTGATTCTGGTTGCGCTGAACGGAAAGCCTCCGAGAGAACTGCTGACAACAGATATCGACGAAATTTTTGAGCGCCTGGACCTGTTCCGCCACATCTCCCCTACCCGCGGCAACGGTTTGCGTGCCATGGTGGGGAAGATACGGGATATTGCCGCTGCTGAAGTAGCAACCTGA
- the sufT gene encoding putative Fe-S cluster assembly protein SufT, translating into MQEREVVLTKREVEARLVPTGTEVMIPVDSFVTITQSLGGTFTVAVNGNLARIEGHNADALGKKPLESSFDTPADGTINENQVWEAIRNCYDPEIPVNVVDLGLIYECRIENDTAEGNHVFILMTLTAAGCGMGPVIAEDVKCKVEHVPNVDKVTVELTFDPPWNNDMLTDEAKLELGML; encoded by the coding sequence ATGCAAGAACGTGAAGTCGTCCTGACCAAACGCGAGGTGGAAGCCCGCCTTGTTCCGACCGGAACGGAAGTGATGATTCCGGTAGACAGCTTTGTGACCATCACCCAGTCACTGGGCGGTACATTTACCGTTGCCGTCAATGGCAACCTTGCCCGCATCGAAGGTCACAATGCCGACGCCCTGGGCAAGAAACCACTGGAAAGCAGTTTCGACACGCCGGCCGACGGAACCATTAACGAAAATCAGGTATGGGAAGCCATCCGCAACTGCTACGACCCGGAGATTCCAGTCAACGTGGTGGATCTGGGCCTGATTTACGAGTGCCGAATCGAAAACGATACCGCCGAAGGCAATCATGTCTTTATCCTGATGACTCTCACGGCCGCAGGCTGTGGCATGGGGCCCGTCATTGCCGAAGACGTGAAGTGTAAGGTAGAGCACGTACCCAACGTGGACAAGGTAACCGTAGAGCTAACCTTTGATCCGCCCTGGAACAACGATATGCTCACCGACGAAGCCAAGCTCGAATTGGGAATGTTGTAA
- a CDS encoding HesB/IscA family protein, whose amino-acid sequence MTAEVFTPIVGVTMTPNAVKHVRKQLDKKSDAKGIRLAIRKSGCSGFKYETQWVDEASSDDRVFHIDGVDVFVKEEHLSMVNGIEIDFVTEGVNSMFQFRNPNATAECGCGESFTVS is encoded by the coding sequence TCACACCGATCGTCGGCGTCACTATGACGCCAAATGCCGTCAAGCACGTGCGCAAGCAACTCGACAAAAAATCAGATGCCAAAGGCATTCGATTGGCAATCAGAAAGAGCGGATGCTCCGGCTTCAAATACGAAACCCAATGGGTTGATGAAGCCTCATCCGACGACAGAGTATTTCACATTGATGGCGTTGACGTGTTTGTGAAAGAGGAGCACCTGTCAATGGTGAACGGCATCGAAATCGATTTCGTTACCGAAGGTGTGAACTCCATGTTCCAGTTCCGCAATCCGAACGCCACCGCTGAGTGCGGGTGTGGAGAGAGCTTTACGGTAAGCTGA